The Nitrospinota bacterium region GATTCTCTCCGCTGCCGGCCCGGAAAACACCGGATGCGAGCAACAGGCATGGACCTCTTTAGCGCCTTTTCCCAGCAAGGCGTTGGTCGCTTCCATCAACGTCCCGGCGGTATCGATCATATCATCCACGATAAACGCCACTTTGCCCTTAACGTCACCGATAATATTCATCGCTTTTGCCTCGTTGGCCACTTCCCGGCGCTTGTCGATAATCGCCAGCGAGGTATCCAGCCGCTTGGCAAACGCTCGCGCCCGTTCCACCCCTCCGGCATCGGGAGAAATAACGATTAAATTCTCCAGATTGAGCCCCCTAATATATTTGACCATCACGTTCATGGCAAATAAATCATCCACAGGGACATTAAAAAATCCCTGGATTTGCCCCGCATGCAAATCGACGGTCAGCACCCGGTCGGTTCCTGCCGCCTCTAACATTTTTGCTACCAGCTTGGCTGTGATGGGCACTCTTGGCTCGACTTTTCGATCTTGCCTTGCATACCCGTAATAGGGAATCACGGCCGTGATTCGCTTGGCGGATGAGCGCCTGAGCGCATCTATCATGATGAGCATTTCCATCAGATTGGTATTTCCGGGATTACAGGTCGATTGAATCACAAAAACGTCTCCACCCCGGACGTTTTCGTCGATTTTCACAAAAATCTCATTATCCGCAAAATCGCGGGTCATGCAGCGCCCCAGAGGAACATCCATATACCCGCATATATCTTTCGCCAACTCCGGGTTAGACCTGCCGGAAAAGACCAAAACCTTGCCGTTGCCATTATCACTCATACGATTTCACACTCAAGAAATGAACTGGGGCGGGAGGATTCGAACCTCCGTTGCAGGAATCAAAATCCTGTGACTAGCCTCTTGTCGACGCCCCAAAAATCACCTTACCCCAATTATTATAATGCCTTACTCTGCCCACTCACTGCCAACTCTTTCCTGACTCTGGGAGAAAAGTCCTGTCCAGATGAAACCTAGGTTGATTGAATACTGAAATGAAGCGGAAACTGAATATCGGGGAGGGGTTTAGATTATCACGATAAGATCAAACTCAATTTATTAACAGGGTCTTCCTTACCTTACCTTAAGGCGTAACTCAACATCTCCTGCGGCCAAAACTCGGAAAAACTCGACACGGTTTCCGTAAGAAATACTTCCCCGCTCCCTTTGTTTACTTTGGCGTATGCGTTTTTTGCGCGATCAGGGTTATCAAAAATAGCAAAGACTGTTGAGCCACTTCCAGACAAAAGACTACCGTTGGCCCCCAAATCAGACAGGCCTTCCTTGAGCGCCAGAATCTCAGGGTACCTTTTAAAAACAACGGGTTCCAAGTCGTTCCCCAAACACTTCCCCAAACAGGCAACCTGTGATTCCAATAAAAATTTTTTTAAGATGCTAATATTATTTGTCCGCTTTGTCAACTTCAAATTTAGGTTCTGGTAAACCCAGGATGTGGCAATGGAAATCCCTGGGTTAACGAGTAAAACATGAAATTTAGCAGTGGTTTGGAGGGGTGACACCTCGTCGCCGCGACCCTTTCCAAACGCACAGGGAGCGGTAAGGAAGAAGGGGACGTCCGCGCCGAGTTTTCGGGCCAGAGGCACCAGATCCTCCCGGCCCAATTTCATATCCCAAAGCACGTTCAACCCCATGAGAACCCCCGCCGCATTGCCGCTGCCTCCGCCCAACCCTGCACCGGAAGGAATATTTTTTTTTAAGCTTATTCGTACGCCACGGCTTTTTTCCGGATAGGCGTTCTTAAGAAACTGCGCCGCCCGCACCACCAGATTGGTGTGGTCCTTTGGGATGCCCGGCTCATCACATTCTAACTCGATTCCCGAGGGAAGGGTTTCAAGGTCAATATGGTCGTACAGGGAAACCATCTGCAACACGGTTTCAAGCTCGTGATACCCGTCTTCCCGTTTATGGTGAATGTGAAGCGCCAGATTAATTTTCGCGGGGGTTTTAAAGGACAGTTTCATGCAATCTGCTAATTTTGCGACAAGGAAACATTATTACTGACAGGAGAAAGTTGAAAAGTATCGTCCGAAATTCCGGCATTAATGACCGGGTCATTATAGACAAGAGTCAAGCGCTCACCCTTGGAAGGAAACTCGATAATGATTTGATGAGGAAAATCGCGGCCCTGAACTTCACGATAGTCCTGCCACTTTACACGAATGGTTTTTCCATTTATCAAGGTACGGGTAATTTGGTTGGGGAAAAGCGTGTACGCATCGATTTCAATTTCCATGCGGCTTTTATCCACCGGGTCCACCCCCGTCAAAAAATAGACGGTTCCCTCTTTGCTCAGGGCGCCGCTCGTCATTTCCAGAAATTCGAGCCGGGGAATATTTCCGTAAAACACGCTGATGTATTCTCCCAACGCAATATCCATTCCGAGAGTCTGCAGCAGCGCTTCCCGAACCTCCTTGCCCAGAAGAATCTGTTTGCGACGCAGATCATATAGGATCGAACGATGGCCTTCCACGTTCCTGCCATTGAAAATATAAACTCCCAGCGGCTGGCCCAGCACACTCAGCGTCTCGATGCGGAGCGAATCAGCCTCGCGGACGACCAGGGCCTGGCGAAAAGACCGCTTTTTGTCCTTTATCTCAATGGTGGTGTAAATAAAAGATTTCAGGTCGGTCAACCCGCTTTGCCTGAAAACCAATCGCTTTAGCAGGTCATCGAGAGAGATGGTCTCCTGATTCAAATGGGATGTGGGTGTCATCCCGGACTGACAGGAGGTGAGGAGACAAGCTCCAATCAGGAGCCAACCGATCACCGAGAGACGGCTTGATAATAAACGGAACTGCATGCAGTTTCTTTCGGGCAGGAAGTTAAGGGTATCTCTAAAAATTGACTAAATGCTCCTAATCGTCAACTTAAGGAGATGGCTTTGTTTTAG contains the following coding sequences:
- a CDS encoding ribose-phosphate pyrophosphokinase, encoding MSDNGNGKVLVFSGRSNPELAKDICGYMDVPLGRCMTRDFADNEIFVKIDENVRGGDVFVIQSTCNPGNTNLMEMLIMIDALRRSSAKRITAVIPYYGYARQDRKVEPRVPITAKLVAKMLEAAGTDRVLTVDLHAGQIQGFFNVPVDDLFAMNVMVKYIRGLNLENLIVISPDAGGVERARAFAKRLDTSLAIIDKRREVANEAKAMNIIGDVKGKVAFIVDDMIDTAGTLMEATNALLGKGAKEVHACCSHPVFSGPAAERIGGSPIKSIVTTNSIPLPEALKNNSKVKILSVAPLLGEAIIRIHRETSVSSLFD
- the ispE gene encoding 4-(cytidine 5'-diphospho)-2-C-methyl-D-erythritol kinase, with product MKLSFKTPAKINLALHIHHKREDGYHELETVLQMVSLYDHIDLETLPSGIELECDEPGIPKDHTNLVVRAAQFLKNAYPEKSRGVRISLKKNIPSGAGLGGGSGNAAGVLMGLNVLWDMKLGREDLVPLARKLGADVPFFLTAPCAFGKGRGDEVSPLQTTAKFHVLLVNPGISIATSWVYQNLNLKLTKRTNNISILKKFLLESQVACLGKCLGNDLEPVVFKRYPEILALKEGLSDLGANGSLLSGSGSTVFAIFDNPDRAKNAYAKVNKGSGEVFLTETVSSFSEFWPQEMLSYALR
- a CDS encoding DUF4292 domain-containing protein, yielding MQFRLLSSRLSVIGWLLIGACLLTSCQSGMTPTSHLNQETISLDDLLKRLVFRQSGLTDLKSFIYTTIEIKDKKRSFRQALVVREADSLRIETLSVLGQPLGVYIFNGRNVEGHRSILYDLRRKQILLGKEVREALLQTLGMDIALGEYISVFYGNIPRLEFLEMTSGALSKEGTVYFLTGVDPVDKSRMEIEIDAYTLFPNQITRTLINGKTIRVKWQDYREVQGRDFPHQIIIEFPSKGERLTLVYNDPVINAGISDDTFQLSPVSNNVSLSQN